A stretch of the Gossypium hirsutum isolate 1008001.06 chromosome D07, Gossypium_hirsutum_v2.1, whole genome shotgun sequence genome encodes the following:
- the LOC107953882 gene encoding homeobox protein ATH1: MEDDMFSIPRPMVSQNSVVINGIPPEIITNNSVVESNLFNQINQNQTLVGFPVLPSVQGEFGGDLCSDLHVSNHARFFDSNALIASVGRKVASDASLGSSGLEHNIEFHEQFIGRTPVSSNSPASCGLQENLNELAIVAPSIYPQDFRNYSSTECSDGINSTTVTSVNSVLNEVFGSMTNKWDFEKFPGPLEHVGKTTLKTAFQPYSSIGCPDPNSWMAPNGANMSLDYPCGSSKNSNELSLSLATSLPGVINGNNIPDQSSEINCCLNTTRLGSEQTSSNAKELSLSFGSDGPVQVSHLISGSRYLHAVQEILAQIANYSLENLEQMSVGPGATMPFSASCLAGRWMAVMDSNDCPNVDGNTEVQLEAELQKRTVEAKKTQLLTLLQVVDDRYSQCLDEIHTVISAFHAATELDPRVHASFALHTISFLYKNLRERISNQILAMGANFNSGCTRDREKSFQNSFIQEQWLKKKDQIWRPQRGLPEKSVSVLRAWMFQNFLHPYPKDAEKHLLAIKSGLTRSQVSNWFINARVRLWKPMIEEMYLEMNKRKARQNEEGTKSNPRSQISINHQRFNFN, translated from the exons ATGGAGGATGATATGTTCAGCATTCCACGACCGATGGTGAGCCAAAATTCTGTTGTTATCAATGGGATTCCACCAGAGATTATCACTAATAATTCAGTAGTTGAGTCCAACTTGTTTAACCAGATCAACCAAAATCAGACTTTAGTTGGATTTCCCGTGCTTCCCTCGGTGCAAGGAGAGTTTGGGGGTGATCTGTGTTCTGATCTCCATGTATCTAATCATGCCAGATTCTTCGACTCTAATGCATTGATTGCATCCGTTGGAAGAAAGGTTGCCAGTGATGCTTCACTTGGCAGTTCGGGTTTGGAACATAACATTGAGTTTCATGAGCAGTTTATTGGCAGGACACCTGTCTCTTCAAATTCACCTGCAAGCTGTGGTCTTCAAGAAAACTTAAACGAGTTAGCAATCGTAGCGCCTTCGATCTACCCTCAGGATTTCAGGAATTACTCTTCAACTGAATGTTCTGATGGTATAAATTCTACCACGGTAACCTCGGTGAATAGTGTATTGAATGAAGTTTTTGGTAGTATGACAAATAAATGGGATTTTGAGAAGTTTCCTGGTCCTCTTGAGCATGTTGGCAAAACCACATTGAAGACTGCATTTCAACCATATTCGTCTATAGGATGTCCAGATCCAAACAGTTGGATGGCACCGAATGGTGCAAATATGAGCCTGGATTATCCTTGTGGTTCCTCAAAAAATAGTAATGAGCTCTCGTTAAGTCTTGCAACATCTCTTCCTGGTGTTATCAATGGGAATAATATACCCGATCAGTCCTCTGAAATTAACTGTTGCTTGAATACAACAAGGTTAGGTTCAGAACAAACCTCTTCCAATGCTAAGGAGCTTTCTCTGAGTTTTGGTTCTGATGGACCCGTTCAAGTATCACACTTAATATCGGGATCTAGATATCTTCATGCAGTTCAAGAAATACTTGCTCAAATTGCAAACTATTCACTTGAAAATCTAGAGCAGATGAGTGTTGGACCTGGAGCAACTATGCCGTTCTCCGCAAGTTGTCTAGCTGGAAGATGGATGGCAGTGATGGATTCAAATGATTGTCCCAATGTTGATGGTAACACTGAGGTTCAGTTAGAGGCAGAATTACAAAAACGGACGGTCGAGGCCAAAAAAACCCAACTGCTGACTTTACTTCAAGTG GTTGATGACAGATACAGTCAATGCTTGGATGAGATCCATACGGTTATATCTGCATTCCATGCTGCAACTGAGTTGGACCCCCGGGTGCATGCTAGTTTTGCTCTACATACGATCTCTTTCTTATACAAGAACCTTAGAGAGAGGATCAGCAACCAAATCCTAGCCATGGGAGCAAATTTCAACAGCGGGTGCACTAGAGATAGGGAAAAATCTTTTCAGAATTCATTCATCCAGGAGCAATGGCTAAAGAAGAAGGATCAAATATGGAGACCGCAGAGAGGGTTGCCTGAAAAATCTGTCTCGGTTTTACGTGCGTGGATGTTTCAGAACTTTCTTCACCC GTATCCAAAGGATGCAGAGAAACATTTACTTGCAATAAAAAGTGGGTTAACAAGGAGCCAG GTCTCTAATTGGTTCATAAATGCTCGTGTTCGGCTTTGGAAGCCAATGATAGAGGAAATGTATTTGGAGATGAACAAACGAAAAGCTCGACAAAATGAGGAAGGAACCAAGAGCAACCCCAGAAGCCAGATAAGCATCAACCATCAAAGATTTAACTTCAATTAA
- the LOC107953881 gene encoding protein NDL1, whose protein sequence is MEFSSDSVSIDMETISLGGKEYLVKTRLGTVSVVVFGDQDKPALVTYPDLALNHISCFQGLFFSPEASSLLLHNFCIYHISPPGHELGAAPIVSDDFSPSVDDLADQIVEVLNFFGLGAVMCMGVTAGAYILTLFAMKYRQRVLGLILVSPLCRAPSWTEWLLNKVMSNFLYFYGMCGMAKELLLKRYFSKEVRGSVLVPESDIVQACRRLLDERQSINVCRFLDAMNERPDLSEGLRKLYCRSLIFVVENSPFHSEALHMTSKLDRRYSALVEVQACGSMVTEEQPHAMLIPIEYFLMGYGLYRPTLSISPRSPLSPSCISPELLSPESMGLKLKPIRTRISL, encoded by the exons ATGGAATTTTCTAGCGATTCGGTTTCCATTGATATGGAAACGATCTCTCTAGGCGGCAAG GAGTACCTTGTGAAAACTCGCCTCGGTACGGTTTCTGTTGTTGTGTTCGGAGACCAAGATAAGCCGGCTCTTGTTACTTATCCGGATTTAGCTCTAAATC ATATCTCCTGTTTCCAAGGCTTGTTCTTTTCTCCAGAAGCTAGCTCCTTACTCCTGCACAACTTTTGCATATATCATATAAGTCCTCCAGGGCATGAG TTGGGAGCTGCCCCGATCGTCTCCGATGACTTTAGTCCATCCGTCGATGACTTGGCAGATCAGATTGTTGAGGTTCTCAACTTtttcgg GCTTGGTGCTGTAATGTGCATGGGAGTTACAGCTGGAGCATATATTCTTACCTTATTTGCT ATGAAATACAGACAACGAGTCCTTGGGTTAATACTCGTTTCACCCCTCTGCAGAGCACCTTCATGGACGGAATGGTTGTTAAATAAG GTGATGTcgaattttctttatttctatgGCATGTGTGGCATGGCGAAGGAGTTATTGCTTAAGCGGTACTTCAGTAAG GAAGTTCGTGGTAGTGTTCTAGTACCAGAATCTGATATAGTTCAGGCATGCAGAAGA CTGCTAGATGAGAGGCAGAGTATAAATGTTTGCCGATTCCTTGATGCAATGAATGA GAGACCTGACCTTAGCGAAGGATTAAGAAAACTATATTGCCGTTCGCTAATATTTGTTGTGGAGAACTCACCGTTCCATTCTGAGGCTCTTCACATGACATCGAAATTAGATAGAAGATACAGTGCCCTAGTGGAG GTTCAGGCATGCGGGTCAATGGTGACAGAGGAGCAACCCCATGCCATGTTGATACCAATAGAGTACTTTCTAATGGGATACGGTTTATACCGACCAACTCTAAGCATTAGCCCTAGAAGCCCTTTGAGTCCATCTTGCATCTCTCCGGAGCTTCTTTCACCGGAAAGCATGGGATTGAAGCTGAAACCGATTAGAACCCGGATTTCTTTGTAA
- the LOC107953879 gene encoding serine/threonine protein phosphatase 2A 55 kDa regulatory subunit B beta isoform isoform X2, whose product MINGGSETAVAPVGGSQPLDWKFSQVFGERTAGEEIQEVDIISAIEFNRNGDHLATGDRGGRVVLFERTDTQDHVGHRRDLEKMDYPFNRHPEFRYKTEFQSHEPEFDYLKSLEIEEKINKIRWCQSSNGALFLLSTNDKTIKLWKVQEKKVKKVCNMNVDSTKAMGNGPIVGSSISTSSKQHIANGGCTSNDFSFPTGGFPSLHLPVVVTSHETNLMARCRRIYTHAHDYHINSISNNSDGETFISADDLRINLWNLEISSQSFNIVDVKPANMEDLTEVITSAEFHPTHCNMLAYSSSKGSIRLIDMRQSALCDTHSKLFEGQEAPGSRSFFTEIIASISDIKFAKDGRHILSRDYMTLKLWDINMDSGPVATFQVHEYLRPKLCDLYENDSIFDKFECCLSGNGLRVATGSYSNLFRVFGCSEGSTEATTLEASKNPMRRQGQATSRPSRSLGNLSGVVRRVKGADNSGVDANGNAFDFTSKLLHLAWHPTENSIACAASNSLYMYYA is encoded by the exons ATGATCAACGGCGGTTCCGAAACAGCCGTGGCTCCGGTGGGGGGATCGCAACCGCTTGACTGGAAGTTCTCTCAGGTGTTCGGAGAACGGACGGCTGGAGAGGAAATTCAGGAAG TTGATATCATATCTGCAATTGAATTCAATAGAAATGGCGATCACCTTGCTACCGGTGATCGTGGGGGTCGGGTGGTTTTGTTTGAAAGGACTGACACTCAAGAC CATGTTGGACATCGAAGAGATCTAGAGAAGATGGATTATCCATTCAATAGGCATCCTGAGTTTCGCTATAAAACAGAGTTTCAGAGCCACGAACCTGAG TTTGACTATCTGAAGAGCTTGGAAATTGAGgagaaaattaacaaaattaggtGGTGCCAGTCATCTAATggtgctctttttcttttgtcgaCAAATGACAAAACAATCAAGTTATGGAAG GTACAAGAGAAGAAAGTCAAAAAAGTATGTAACATGAACGTGGACTCAACCAAAGCCATGGGAAATGGTCCTATTGTTGGTTCAAGTATCTCAACAAGCTCCAAACAACACATTGCAAATGGAGGATGCACAAGCAATGACTTCTCATTCCCAACTGGGGGTTTCCCATCTTTGCATTTGCCTGTGGTA GTAACCAGTCATGAGACAAACCTTATGGCCAGATGTCGAAGAATATATACTCATGCTCACGACTATCATATCAATTCCATATCCAATAACAG TGATGGTGAAACTTTTATTTCGGCAGACGACCTGCGAATCAATCTTTGGAACCTGGAAATTAGCAGCCAAAGTTTTAACATTGTTGATGTGAAACCTGCTAACATGGAGGATTTGACTG AGGTGATAACTTCAGCAGAATTTCATCCTACACACTGTAATATGTTAGCATATAGTAGTTCTAAGGGTTCAATTCGTCTTATTGATATGCGACAATCTGCATTATGTGATACTCACAGCAAATT GTTTGAGGGACAAGAAGCTCCAGGTTCCAGGTCTTTCTTCACAGAGATCATAGCATCAATCTCCGACATTAAGTTTGCCAAAGATGGAAGGCATATCCTAAGTCGTGACTATATGACCCTTAAG TTGTGGGACATAAATATGGATTCTGGTCCGGTTGCAACTTTCCAGGTTCATGAATATCTTAGACCTAAG CTTTGTGATCTGTATGAAAATGATTCCATCTTTGACAAATTTGAATGTTGTCTAAGTGGAAATGGACTTCGAGTGGCTACTGGTTCCTACAG CAATCTGTTTCGGGTGTTTGGTTGTTCTGAAGGTAGTACAGAAGCAACAACACTGGAAGCCAGCAAAAACCCCatgag GAGACAAGGTCAGGCGACATCAAGGCCTTCAAGATCTCTTGGTAATCTATCTGGTGTTGTCCGACGAG TGAAAGGAGCAGATAACTCGGGAGTTGATGCAAATGGAAATGCTTTTGATTTCACTTCGAAGCTGCTACACTTAGCATGGCATCCAACCGAGAACTCTATTGCCTGTGCTGCATCCAACAGTCTTTACATGTATTATGCATGA
- the LOC107953879 gene encoding serine/threonine protein phosphatase 2A 55 kDa regulatory subunit B beta isoform isoform X3, translating to MINGGSETAVAPVGGSQPLDWKFSQVFGERTAGEEIQEVDIISAIEFNRNGDHLATGDRGGRVVLFERTDTQDHVGHRRDLEKMDYPFNRHPEFRYKTEFQSHEPEFDYLKSLEIEEKINKIRWCQSSNGALFLLSTNDKTIKLWKVQEKKVKKVCNMNVDSTKAMGNGPIVGSSISTSSKQHIANGGCTSNDFSFPTGGFPSLHLPVVTSHETNLMARCRRIYTHAHDYHINSISNNSDGETFISADDLRINLWNLEISSQSFNIVDVKPANMEDLTEVITSAEFHPTHCNMLAYSSSKGSIRLIDMRQSALCDTHSKLFEGQEAPGSRSFFTEIIASISDIKFAKDGRHILSRDYMTLKLWDINMDSGPVATFQVHEYLRPKLCDLYENDSIFDKFECCLSGNGLRVATGSYSNLFRVFGCSEGSTEATTLEASKNPMRRQGQATSRPSRSLGNLSGVVRRVKGADNSGVDANGNAFDFTSKLLHLAWHPTENSIACAASNSLYMYYA from the exons ATGATCAACGGCGGTTCCGAAACAGCCGTGGCTCCGGTGGGGGGATCGCAACCGCTTGACTGGAAGTTCTCTCAGGTGTTCGGAGAACGGACGGCTGGAGAGGAAATTCAGGAAG TTGATATCATATCTGCAATTGAATTCAATAGAAATGGCGATCACCTTGCTACCGGTGATCGTGGGGGTCGGGTGGTTTTGTTTGAAAGGACTGACACTCAAGAC CATGTTGGACATCGAAGAGATCTAGAGAAGATGGATTATCCATTCAATAGGCATCCTGAGTTTCGCTATAAAACAGAGTTTCAGAGCCACGAACCTGAG TTTGACTATCTGAAGAGCTTGGAAATTGAGgagaaaattaacaaaattaggtGGTGCCAGTCATCTAATggtgctctttttcttttgtcgaCAAATGACAAAACAATCAAGTTATGGAAG GTACAAGAGAAGAAAGTCAAAAAAGTATGTAACATGAACGTGGACTCAACCAAAGCCATGGGAAATGGTCCTATTGTTGGTTCAAGTATCTCAACAAGCTCCAAACAACACATTGCAAATGGAGGATGCACAAGCAATGACTTCTCATTCCCAACTGGGGGTTTCCCATCTTTGCATTTGCCTGTG GTAACCAGTCATGAGACAAACCTTATGGCCAGATGTCGAAGAATATATACTCATGCTCACGACTATCATATCAATTCCATATCCAATAACAG TGATGGTGAAACTTTTATTTCGGCAGACGACCTGCGAATCAATCTTTGGAACCTGGAAATTAGCAGCCAAAGTTTTAACATTGTTGATGTGAAACCTGCTAACATGGAGGATTTGACTG AGGTGATAACTTCAGCAGAATTTCATCCTACACACTGTAATATGTTAGCATATAGTAGTTCTAAGGGTTCAATTCGTCTTATTGATATGCGACAATCTGCATTATGTGATACTCACAGCAAATT GTTTGAGGGACAAGAAGCTCCAGGTTCCAGGTCTTTCTTCACAGAGATCATAGCATCAATCTCCGACATTAAGTTTGCCAAAGATGGAAGGCATATCCTAAGTCGTGACTATATGACCCTTAAG TTGTGGGACATAAATATGGATTCTGGTCCGGTTGCAACTTTCCAGGTTCATGAATATCTTAGACCTAAG CTTTGTGATCTGTATGAAAATGATTCCATCTTTGACAAATTTGAATGTTGTCTAAGTGGAAATGGACTTCGAGTGGCTACTGGTTCCTACAG CAATCTGTTTCGGGTGTTTGGTTGTTCTGAAGGTAGTACAGAAGCAACAACACTGGAAGCCAGCAAAAACCCCatgag GAGACAAGGTCAGGCGACATCAAGGCCTTCAAGATCTCTTGGTAATCTATCTGGTGTTGTCCGACGAG TGAAAGGAGCAGATAACTCGGGAGTTGATGCAAATGGAAATGCTTTTGATTTCACTTCGAAGCTGCTACACTTAGCATGGCATCCAACCGAGAACTCTATTGCCTGTGCTGCATCCAACAGTCTTTACATGTATTATGCATGA
- the LOC107953879 gene encoding serine/threonine protein phosphatase 2A 55 kDa regulatory subunit B beta isoform isoform X1 — MINGGSETAVAPVGGSQPLDWKFSQVFGERTAGEEIQEVDIISAIEFNRNGDHLATGDRGGRVVLFERTDTQDHVGHRRDLEKMDYPFNRHPEFRYKTEFQSHEPEFDYLKSLEIEEKINKIRWCQSSNGALFLLSTNDKTIKLWKVQEKKVKKVCNMNVDSTKAMGNGPIVGSSISTSSKQHIANGGCTSNDFSFPTGGFPSLHLPVVVVVNPECLFVTSHETNLMARCRRIYTHAHDYHINSISNNSDGETFISADDLRINLWNLEISSQSFNIVDVKPANMEDLTEVITSAEFHPTHCNMLAYSSSKGSIRLIDMRQSALCDTHSKLFEGQEAPGSRSFFTEIIASISDIKFAKDGRHILSRDYMTLKLWDINMDSGPVATFQVHEYLRPKLCDLYENDSIFDKFECCLSGNGLRVATGSYSNLFRVFGCSEGSTEATTLEASKNPMRRQGQATSRPSRSLGNLSGVVRRVKGADNSGVDANGNAFDFTSKLLHLAWHPTENSIACAASNSLYMYYA, encoded by the exons ATGATCAACGGCGGTTCCGAAACAGCCGTGGCTCCGGTGGGGGGATCGCAACCGCTTGACTGGAAGTTCTCTCAGGTGTTCGGAGAACGGACGGCTGGAGAGGAAATTCAGGAAG TTGATATCATATCTGCAATTGAATTCAATAGAAATGGCGATCACCTTGCTACCGGTGATCGTGGGGGTCGGGTGGTTTTGTTTGAAAGGACTGACACTCAAGAC CATGTTGGACATCGAAGAGATCTAGAGAAGATGGATTATCCATTCAATAGGCATCCTGAGTTTCGCTATAAAACAGAGTTTCAGAGCCACGAACCTGAG TTTGACTATCTGAAGAGCTTGGAAATTGAGgagaaaattaacaaaattaggtGGTGCCAGTCATCTAATggtgctctttttcttttgtcgaCAAATGACAAAACAATCAAGTTATGGAAG GTACAAGAGAAGAAAGTCAAAAAAGTATGTAACATGAACGTGGACTCAACCAAAGCCATGGGAAATGGTCCTATTGTTGGTTCAAGTATCTCAACAAGCTCCAAACAACACATTGCAAATGGAGGATGCACAAGCAATGACTTCTCATTCCCAACTGGGGGTTTCCCATCTTTGCATTTGCCTGTGGTAGTTGTTGTGAATCCAGAATGCTTATTT GTAACCAGTCATGAGACAAACCTTATGGCCAGATGTCGAAGAATATATACTCATGCTCACGACTATCATATCAATTCCATATCCAATAACAG TGATGGTGAAACTTTTATTTCGGCAGACGACCTGCGAATCAATCTTTGGAACCTGGAAATTAGCAGCCAAAGTTTTAACATTGTTGATGTGAAACCTGCTAACATGGAGGATTTGACTG AGGTGATAACTTCAGCAGAATTTCATCCTACACACTGTAATATGTTAGCATATAGTAGTTCTAAGGGTTCAATTCGTCTTATTGATATGCGACAATCTGCATTATGTGATACTCACAGCAAATT GTTTGAGGGACAAGAAGCTCCAGGTTCCAGGTCTTTCTTCACAGAGATCATAGCATCAATCTCCGACATTAAGTTTGCCAAAGATGGAAGGCATATCCTAAGTCGTGACTATATGACCCTTAAG TTGTGGGACATAAATATGGATTCTGGTCCGGTTGCAACTTTCCAGGTTCATGAATATCTTAGACCTAAG CTTTGTGATCTGTATGAAAATGATTCCATCTTTGACAAATTTGAATGTTGTCTAAGTGGAAATGGACTTCGAGTGGCTACTGGTTCCTACAG CAATCTGTTTCGGGTGTTTGGTTGTTCTGAAGGTAGTACAGAAGCAACAACACTGGAAGCCAGCAAAAACCCCatgag GAGACAAGGTCAGGCGACATCAAGGCCTTCAAGATCTCTTGGTAATCTATCTGGTGTTGTCCGACGAG TGAAAGGAGCAGATAACTCGGGAGTTGATGCAAATGGAAATGCTTTTGATTTCACTTCGAAGCTGCTACACTTAGCATGGCATCCAACCGAGAACTCTATTGCCTGTGCTGCATCCAACAGTCTTTACATGTATTATGCATGA